The following are from one region of the Erwinia billingiae Eb661 genome:
- a CDS encoding ABC transporter permease: protein MTVTVAQAGSSRLFWLKSGRLLTGLASLLVTLLGLLAFTFMLSHLSPVDPALQIAGDHASESTYAQVRHDLGLDKPLPVQFWHYLTHLAHGDLGISSLTNQAVSSDLLRTFPATIELATCAMIFGAFFGIVLALLAAWKPGSLLDNLARMISLLGYSVPVFWLGLLGLLLFYAVLHWSAGPGRLDDIWIYTLEPKTGLVLVDSWLSGDPEMFRNAVAHLWLPVVVLGLLAMAGITRLLRAALLEESSKEYVTLARAKGASRGRILLLHVFPNVRGTLITVLALSYATLLEGSVLTETVFAWPGVGRYMTTALFASDTPAILGSTLLIGSCFIILNALADALTWLTDPRTR, encoded by the coding sequence ATGACGGTCACTGTTGCACAAGCCGGGTCCTCCCGGCTTTTCTGGTTAAAGAGCGGACGCCTGCTGACCGGGTTAGCCTCACTGCTGGTGACGCTGCTCGGTCTGCTGGCCTTCACCTTTATGCTTTCTCATCTGTCGCCGGTCGATCCGGCGTTGCAGATCGCCGGCGATCACGCCAGTGAATCGACCTACGCCCAGGTTCGTCACGATTTAGGGCTGGATAAGCCGCTGCCGGTGCAGTTCTGGCACTATCTGACGCACCTCGCCCATGGCGATTTGGGCATTTCCAGCCTGACCAATCAGGCCGTATCCAGCGATCTCTTGCGCACCTTCCCGGCCACCATTGAACTGGCGACCTGCGCGATGATCTTTGGTGCGTTCTTCGGCATTGTGCTGGCGCTGCTGGCCGCGTGGAAGCCCGGTAGCCTGCTCGATAACCTTGCGCGGATGATTTCCCTGCTTGGTTACTCGGTGCCGGTATTCTGGCTGGGCCTGCTGGGTCTGCTGCTGTTTTATGCGGTGCTGCACTGGTCGGCCGGTCCCGGACGCCTGGATGATATCTGGATTTACACGCTGGAGCCAAAAACCGGGCTGGTGCTGGTTGATAGCTGGCTTTCCGGCGATCCCGAGATGTTCCGCAATGCTGTCGCGCATTTATGGTTACCGGTGGTGGTACTGGGCCTGCTGGCGATGGCCGGTATTACCCGCTTGCTGCGCGCGGCGCTGCTGGAAGAGAGCAGCAAAGAATACGTCACGCTGGCGCGGGCCAAAGGGGCCAGCCGTGGGCGGATTTTACTGCTGCACGTGTTCCCTAACGTTCGTGGCACGCTGATTACCGTGCTGGCCCTCTCCTACGCCACGCTGCTGGAAGGATCGGTTCTGACCGAAACGGTGTTTGCCTGGCCCGGCGTGGGACGCTATATGACCACCGCGCTGTTCGCCTCCGATACCCCGGCGATTCTGGGCTCGACGCTGCTGATCGGCAGCTGCTTTATCATCCTCAATGCGCTGGCAGATGCGTTAACCTGGCTAACCGACCCGAGAACCCGATGA
- a CDS encoding ABC transporter substrate-binding protein — protein MKSFYPSIIALALTASWAAHAATPPDTLVIAQSIDDASSFDPAEGFELTSVQAFTNLYQRLVQSDPQNPTDLKPTLATSWQPGSDNRSLTFALRDGAKFASGNPVRPEDVIFSLGRVVKLNLDPSFILTQLGWTKDNVDAQLKKVDATHVQISWTADVSPTYVLSLLAAPVSSIVDEKTAMANAKNNDFGNKWLAVHSAGSGPFQIRKYIPHEVVLLSANPTSPGGAPKLKNVLIKNVPEPATRRLLLEQGDVDIARNLGADQMAGLKGKPGVKPMAIPMASLYYMQFNIDANPALKNPALWEASRYLFDYKGIADDLLKGQFQVHQSFLPEGFLGALNDNPFSYDPEKAKAILKKAGLNNVSFKLSVSNQPPYLDIAQALQASFAKGGIKVELIPGLSSEIATSVKAHKYEATLNAWGADYFDPNTNAAAFAYNPEDGSKTLAWRSNWHIPELNKQTLAATAESDKAKRVELYQNMQREIQKNSPYVVGLQARNLIALRDNLKGYVQGINPDMVYYSQVTK, from the coding sequence ATGAAATCGTTTTACCCGTCAATTATTGCCCTTGCACTGACCGCCTCATGGGCTGCTCACGCTGCAACCCCGCCAGATACGCTGGTGATTGCTCAGTCCATTGATGATGCCAGCAGCTTCGATCCGGCCGAAGGATTTGAGCTGACGTCGGTCCAGGCGTTTACCAACCTGTATCAGCGCCTGGTGCAATCCGATCCGCAGAATCCGACCGATCTGAAACCGACGCTGGCCACATCCTGGCAGCCGGGCAGCGATAACCGCAGCCTGACCTTTGCCCTGCGCGATGGCGCGAAATTTGCCTCCGGCAATCCGGTGCGTCCGGAAGATGTGATCTTCTCGCTGGGTCGTGTAGTTAAGCTGAACCTCGATCCCTCTTTCATCCTGACCCAACTGGGCTGGACCAAAGACAATGTGGATGCGCAGCTGAAGAAGGTCGATGCAACGCATGTGCAGATTAGCTGGACCGCTGACGTCAGCCCGACTTACGTGCTGAGCCTGCTGGCCGCCCCGGTTTCATCCATCGTTGATGAAAAAACCGCGATGGCCAATGCCAAAAACAACGATTTCGGCAACAAGTGGCTGGCGGTGCATTCTGCCGGCAGCGGCCCGTTCCAGATCCGCAAATACATCCCGCATGAAGTGGTGCTGCTGTCCGCCAACCCAACCTCACCGGGTGGCGCGCCGAAGCTGAAAAACGTGCTGATCAAAAACGTCCCGGAACCGGCAACCCGCCGCCTGCTGCTTGAGCAGGGCGATGTGGATATTGCCCGTAATCTGGGCGCCGATCAGATGGCCGGGCTGAAGGGCAAACCGGGCGTGAAGCCAATGGCGATCCCGATGGCGTCGCTGTACTACATGCAGTTCAACATTGATGCCAATCCGGCGTTGAAAAACCCGGCCTTGTGGGAAGCCTCGCGCTACCTGTTTGACTACAAAGGCATTGCCGACGATCTGCTGAAAGGCCAGTTCCAGGTGCATCAGTCGTTCCTGCCGGAAGGCTTCCTCGGCGCGCTGAACGACAATCCTTTCAGCTACGATCCGGAGAAGGCGAAAGCCATCCTGAAGAAAGCCGGTCTGAACAACGTCAGCTTTAAGCTGAGCGTCAGCAACCAGCCGCCGTATCTGGACATTGCCCAGGCCCTGCAGGCCAGCTTTGCCAAAGGGGGTATTAAGGTTGAGCTGATCCCAGGCCTGAGCAGCGAGATCGCCACCTCGGTTAAAGCCCACAAATATGAAGCCACCCTGAACGCCTGGGGCGCGGATTACTTTGACCCGAACACCAACGCCGCCGCCTTCGCCTATAACCCGGAAGATGGCAGCAAAACGCTGGCCTGGCGTTCAAACTGGCATATCCCGGAGCTGAACAAGCAGACGCTGGCCGCCACCGCGGAAAGCGATAAGGCTAAGCGCGTCGAGCTGTACCAGAATATGCAGCGCGAAATCCAGAAGAACTCCCCGTACGTGGTGGGTCTGCAGGCGCGTAACCTGATCGCCCTGCGCGATAATCTTAAAGGCTACGTCCAGGGCATTAACCCGGATATGGTTTACTACAGCCAGGTCACCAAGTAA
- a CDS encoding ABC transporter ATP-binding protein produces MIELNKLSVSHRQGYEQRTVVHDVSLQVKAGECFGLVGPSGCGKSSLLWVLAGLNPNWQGEMSLAQHQVKPGKSFTGQLRQDVQMVFQDPYASLHPRHRLRRTLAEPLALLKKSDINDRIDRGFRHVGLDPAMADRYPHQLSGGQRQRVAIVRALLLEPKILLLDEPTSALDMSVQAEILNLLNSLKRQDNLTMVLVSHDPDVIDHMCDRSVHMERGYIVS; encoded by the coding sequence ATGATTGAACTGAACAAATTAAGCGTTTCCCATCGACAGGGTTATGAGCAGCGCACCGTGGTGCACGATGTCAGCCTGCAGGTGAAGGCCGGTGAATGCTTCGGACTGGTTGGCCCGTCCGGCTGCGGTAAGTCGTCGCTGCTGTGGGTGCTGGCGGGACTGAATCCCAACTGGCAGGGCGAGATGTCGCTGGCACAGCATCAGGTTAAGCCCGGTAAATCCTTTACCGGCCAGCTGCGTCAGGATGTGCAGATGGTGTTCCAGGATCCTTATGCCTCGCTGCATCCGCGTCATCGTCTGCGCCGCACGCTGGCGGAGCCGTTGGCGTTGCTGAAGAAGAGTGACATCAACGATCGTATCGATCGCGGCTTCCGTCACGTGGGATTAGATCCAGCGATGGCCGATCGCTATCCGCACCAGCTTTCAGGCGGACAGCGCCAGCGCGTGGCGATCGTGCGCGCCCTGCTGCTGGAGCCGAAAATCCTGTTGCTGGATGAGCCGACCTCGGCGCTGGATATGTCGGTGCAGGCTGAAATCCTCAACCTGCTTAACAGCCTGAAGCGTCAGGACAATCTGACCATGGTGCTGGTCAGTCACGATCCTGACGTGATCGATCATATGTGCGATCGCTCGGTGCATATGGAACGTGGCTATATCGTCAGCTGA
- the yjbE gene encoding exopolysaccharide production protein YjbE, whose protein sequence is MKKITTLALILTLATSASVYAAPTTGAAAGSEATAMSDGNSNAVGIGAVAALLGVALATMGGGGGGSDGSNTGTTTTTTGTMAH, encoded by the coding sequence ATGAAAAAAATAACGACGCTTGCTCTGATTTTGACTCTGGCTACCAGCGCCAGCGTCTATGCCGCACCGACTACCGGAGCAGCAGCAGGAAGTGAAGCCACTGCGATGTCTGACGGCAACTCAAATGCTGTGGGTATCGGTGCTGTCGCTGCGCTGTTAGGTGTTGCCCTGGCGACTATGGGCGGCGGCGGTGGTGGTAGCGATGGCTCCAACACCGGCACCACCACCACCACAACCGGCACCATGGCGCATTAA
- a CDS encoding ABC transporter substrate-binding protein — protein sequence MRKLLPVALACALSLTAAAHAATPADTLIVAIPLDGIISFDPAESFETVSTSSLLNVYQKLVDSDRTDPRKLVPQLASSWQPGSSEHSLLFTLKSGAKFASGNPLTVDDVIYSLTRGVKLNKTPAFILNEFGWSADNIDAQFTRHGNNQLEIRWTSAIGRDLALRLLSAPVASIVDSKLAEQHAVNHDFGNGWLKTHSAGSAAYAIKTYVPQQALVLEQNPNAQPQPKLKRVILKGVSDPGSRRLLLEQGDADVAYELGADQFDALKKVSSVRVASFPSSLIYYLGFNTQDKAQPALGNPALWQAARWLVDYQSISHELLKDQYQVHQAFLPQGFDGALENQPFKYDLAKAKEILSKGGIKPGTQFSLTIVNQPPYTDVAQALQASFAKADIQIAIKPVAEAELWAKMRSRNFQSIFIYWGADYVDPNTNASTFAYNVPNGPKTLAWRVGWSIPKLSAETKAAAAESNVKTRNALYQQLQTEVQQNSPYVVTLQGQKLVGLRSNITGANQGIGNSMLYYDQVSK from the coding sequence ATGCGTAAATTGTTGCCCGTAGCCCTTGCCTGCGCGTTAAGCCTGACGGCCGCTGCCCATGCTGCCACCCCAGCCGATACGCTGATTGTCGCCATCCCGCTGGACGGTATCATCAGCTTTGATCCGGCCGAAAGCTTCGAAACCGTCAGTACCAGCAGCCTGCTGAACGTTTATCAAAAGCTGGTTGATTCGGACCGTACCGATCCGCGCAAGCTGGTGCCGCAGCTGGCATCGAGCTGGCAGCCGGGAAGTAGCGAACACAGCCTGCTGTTTACGCTGAAGTCGGGGGCGAAGTTTGCCAGCGGCAATCCGCTGACGGTGGACGATGTGATCTACTCGCTGACGCGCGGCGTGAAGCTCAACAAAACGCCGGCATTTATCCTCAATGAATTTGGCTGGTCAGCCGACAATATTGACGCGCAGTTCACCCGTCACGGCAACAACCAGCTGGAGATCCGCTGGACCTCGGCCATCGGCCGGGATTTGGCCTTGCGGCTGTTGAGCGCACCGGTGGCCTCCATCGTCGACAGCAAACTGGCGGAGCAGCACGCGGTCAATCATGACTTCGGCAACGGCTGGCTGAAAACCCATTCGGCAGGCAGCGCGGCTTACGCCATCAAAACCTATGTGCCGCAGCAGGCGCTGGTGCTTGAGCAAAACCCCAATGCCCAACCTCAGCCAAAACTGAAGCGGGTGATCCTGAAAGGGGTCTCCGATCCCGGATCACGCCGTCTGCTGCTGGAGCAAGGTGATGCCGACGTCGCTTACGAGCTGGGCGCCGATCAGTTTGATGCGCTGAAAAAAGTCTCTTCGGTGCGGGTTGCCAGCTTCCCTTCCAGCCTGATTTATTACCTCGGCTTTAACACTCAGGATAAAGCGCAGCCGGCGTTAGGCAACCCGGCACTGTGGCAGGCCGCCCGCTGGCTGGTTGACTACCAGAGCATTTCGCATGAGCTGCTGAAAGATCAGTATCAGGTGCATCAGGCCTTTTTACCGCAGGGATTTGACGGCGCGCTGGAGAACCAGCCGTTTAAGTACGATCTGGCCAAGGCGAAGGAGATTTTAAGCAAAGGCGGCATCAAGCCGGGCACGCAATTCTCGCTGACCATCGTTAATCAACCGCCGTATACCGATGTAGCGCAGGCTTTACAGGCCAGCTTCGCCAAGGCCGATATTCAGATCGCCATCAAGCCGGTTGCCGAGGCGGAGCTGTGGGCCAAGATGCGCAGCAGAAACTTCCAGTCGATCTTTATTTACTGGGGCGCTGATTACGTCGATCCCAACACTAATGCCAGCACCTTTGCCTATAACGTGCCAAACGGGCCGAAAACCCTGGCGTGGCGCGTCGGTTGGTCAATTCCAAAACTGAGTGCAGAAACCAAGGCGGCTGCCGCAGAGAGCAACGTGAAGACGCGCAACGCGCTGTATCAGCAGTTGCAGACCGAGGTTCAGCAAAATTCGCCTTACGTGGTGACGTTGCAGGGACAAAAACTGGTGGGATTACGCAGTAATATAACCGGAGCCAATCAGGGTATTGGTAACAGCATGCTGTATTACGATCAGGTCAGCAAATAG
- a CDS encoding class I SAM-dependent methyltransferase, protein MLLSAFSYIKDKTGYLQEFISDPRKTGTIAPSSLSLCKTMSDAVDWNQCQRIAELGAGDGVVTRHLLTRMRPDAELLAFETNSRFHPKLATIDDPRLRVTGASAETLSGEYDAIFSGLPLLSLPKEVRHGILERAASLLSPQGVFVQFQYTSLSEPLLSEYFAWNRSRVLCNLPPAWVYRCHSLDNLPQENAGVSTP, encoded by the coding sequence ATGTTGTTATCTGCGTTTTCCTATATCAAAGATAAAACCGGGTATTTACAGGAATTCATCTCCGATCCACGGAAAACAGGCACTATCGCTCCTTCCTCTTTGTCTCTGTGCAAAACCATGTCTGATGCCGTCGACTGGAACCAGTGTCAGCGTATTGCTGAGCTGGGGGCCGGTGACGGCGTGGTCACCCGCCATCTGCTGACGCGCATGCGGCCCGATGCCGAGCTGCTGGCCTTCGAGACCAACAGCCGCTTCCATCCCAAGCTGGCCACCATTGACGATCCCCGCCTGCGGGTCACCGGCGCATCCGCTGAAACCCTGAGCGGTGAATACGACGCGATCTTCTCAGGCTTGCCGTTGCTGTCGCTGCCGAAAGAGGTCCGTCACGGCATTCTGGAGCGCGCCGCGTCGCTGCTGAGCCCGCAGGGCGTCTTCGTGCAGTTCCAGTACACCTCGCTCTCTGAGCCGCTGCTATCCGAATACTTTGCGTGGAACCGCAGCCGCGTGCTGTGCAATCTGCCGCCAGCATGGGTGTATCGCTGCCATTCGCTGGATAATTTACCGCAGGAGAATGCGGGAGTTAGCACACCCTGA
- a CDS encoding acyltransferase, whose translation MTRNLALKTINIKLLTLVATFLVILLHTAAIPFSYFHLAWSVSVMYEALGRIAFPLFLLVAGYVSLNKNESLLSTLKTRVLDLVIPLIAWSVIYIVYGQQVKMNHSSVSVLELLSTPAWPHMWFIYTMILLYLVTPLLNTFITYGSQQRVNYTLTIWFVLASVYMLFDNVKANLLENRPLPDPSNIDMVVYLSGFYILGGVVRRFKINPKVIIAGVIFILSVVLTAVMTYSLSISTFKPNQIFLFYAAPTMVVVSLSFFFMLLNAPLRFGKSAIGVIRALSNLSLGIFFVHAMVLEVLLNLLQLNFEGYYSILTIPLVAIACFAISALIVWLIRLIPFVRRIT comes from the coding sequence ATGACAAGGAACCTGGCATTGAAAACGATTAATATAAAGCTGCTCACACTTGTGGCAACGTTTTTAGTTATTTTGTTGCATACGGCTGCTATCCCTTTTAGCTATTTCCATCTGGCCTGGTCGGTCTCGGTAATGTACGAAGCGCTTGGGCGCATCGCATTTCCGCTGTTCCTGCTGGTCGCCGGTTATGTTTCCCTCAATAAAAATGAGTCGCTACTCAGTACGCTGAAAACCCGCGTGCTGGATTTAGTGATCCCGCTGATTGCCTGGTCGGTGATTTATATTGTCTACGGGCAACAGGTGAAAATGAACCACTCGTCGGTCAGCGTGCTGGAGCTGCTGAGTACCCCGGCGTGGCCGCATATGTGGTTTATCTACACCATGATCCTGCTGTATCTGGTGACGCCGCTGCTGAATACCTTTATCACCTATGGCAGCCAGCAGCGGGTTAACTACACGCTGACCATCTGGTTTGTGCTGGCCTCGGTGTATATGTTATTTGATAACGTGAAGGCCAATTTACTGGAAAACCGTCCGCTGCCGGATCCGAGTAATATCGATATGGTGGTGTATTTGTCCGGGTTTTATATTCTCGGTGGGGTGGTTCGCCGCTTTAAAATAAATCCGAAGGTGATCATTGCGGGCGTTATTTTTATTCTGTCCGTGGTGTTAACGGCGGTCATGACTTACTCCCTGTCGATCAGTACTTTCAAGCCTAACCAAATCTTCCTGTTTTACGCCGCGCCAACCATGGTTGTGGTGTCCCTGTCGTTCTTCTTTATGCTGCTGAATGCCCCGTTACGCTTTGGCAAATCGGCTATCGGGGTGATCCGCGCGCTGTCCAATCTCAGCCTCGGCATCTTCTTTGTGCATGCAATGGTGCTGGAAGTGCTGCTGAACCTGCTGCAGCTTAATTTCGAAGGCTACTATTCGATTCTGACCATTCCGCTGGTGGCGATCGCCTGCTTTGCCATCTCTGCGCTGATTGTCTGGCTGATCAGACTGATCCCCTTCGTGCGCCGCATTACCTGA
- a CDS encoding CPBP family intramembrane glutamic endopeptidase: MNNHADRVTCTLLCMGMCLVWYSITVMISALPAYPALRETGLLMPVLCALEFSALVPLYRWYARHYSNIPFGKITVRQGLIFSGLLLCLILSQSLYLQQESWTGGQFGEGKSKILLFSLAVVLLAPVFEEILFRGFVLQGLLLWAPRQRLACALLTSIGFAAMHTQYTHPQTMIALIALSLLLCCARLISGGLKLPIFLHMLNNLIGVSPWLWLALAG; this comes from the coding sequence ATGAACAATCATGCCGACAGAGTGACCTGTACGCTGCTGTGCATGGGGATGTGCCTGGTCTGGTATTCGATCACCGTGATGATCAGCGCGCTGCCGGCCTATCCGGCGTTAAGGGAAACGGGCCTGTTGATGCCGGTGCTCTGTGCACTGGAGTTTTCCGCGCTGGTGCCGCTCTATCGCTGGTATGCCAGGCACTACAGCAATATCCCGTTCGGTAAAATCACCGTCCGTCAGGGGCTGATATTCAGCGGACTGCTGCTGTGCCTGATCCTGTCTCAGTCGTTATATCTGCAGCAGGAGAGCTGGACCGGCGGGCAGTTTGGCGAAGGGAAAAGCAAAATCCTGCTGTTCTCGCTGGCGGTGGTGCTGCTGGCACCGGTGTTTGAAGAGATCCTGTTTCGGGGGTTTGTGCTGCAAGGTTTGCTGCTGTGGGCTCCCCGGCAACGGCTGGCGTGCGCCCTGCTGACCTCGATCGGTTTTGCCGCCATGCACACGCAGTACACCCATCCGCAAACGATGATTGCGTTGATCGCCCTCTCGCTGCTGCTGTGCTGTGCGCGCTTAATCTCGGGTGGTTTAAAACTGCCGATTTTTCTGCATATGCTCAACAACCTGATTGGCGTGTCGCCGTGGCTGTGGCTGGCTCTGGCGGGATAA
- a CDS encoding ABC transporter ATP-binding protein: MACVTDWIPEMAIETSDLIVADKLKIASPDGTPLVKEISFTLGRERLALVGESGCGKSLTARSLMGLLAPGLQLQAKTLQVAGENALTLSERRWSQLRGSKLAMVMQDPKYALNPMRTIGWQVAEPLKLHSKLGRAEINEKVCEMLDAVGLPDPKQLMQRYPHQLSGGMGQRVMLAMALIADPHCLIADEPTSALDHAMRDQVLALIRRLVEERNMGLLLISHDLQQVSEHCDRVMVMYQGNILDTLPAAELPNATHPYTRTLWSCRPSKATQGQALPVLDRAALEAWREHD; this comes from the coding sequence ATGGCCTGCGTGACCGACTGGATACCCGAAATGGCAATTGAAACCTCTGACCTGATCGTCGCGGATAAGCTGAAAATCGCCAGTCCGGACGGCACGCCGCTGGTGAAAGAAATCAGCTTTACCCTGGGCCGCGAACGTCTGGCGCTGGTGGGTGAGTCCGGCTGCGGTAAGTCACTGACTGCCCGCAGCCTGATGGGCCTGCTGGCACCGGGTTTGCAGCTGCAGGCGAAAACGCTGCAGGTGGCCGGAGAAAACGCCCTGACGCTAAGCGAGCGCCGCTGGAGCCAGCTGCGCGGCAGCAAGCTGGCGATGGTGATGCAGGATCCAAAATATGCCTTAAACCCGATGCGCACCATCGGCTGGCAGGTGGCGGAGCCGCTGAAGCTGCACAGTAAGCTGGGCCGGGCGGAAATCAACGAGAAAGTCTGTGAGATGCTGGATGCGGTCGGCTTGCCCGATCCTAAGCAGTTGATGCAGCGCTATCCGCATCAGCTTTCCGGCGGGATGGGCCAGCGTGTGATGCTGGCGATGGCGCTGATTGCCGATCCCCACTGCCTGATTGCTGATGAGCCCACGTCCGCACTGGATCACGCGATGCGCGATCAGGTGCTGGCATTAATCCGCCGTCTGGTGGAAGAACGTAATATGGGCCTGCTGCTGATCAGCCATGATTTACAGCAGGTTTCCGAGCATTGCGATCGGGTGATGGTGATGTATCAGGGAAACATTCTCGATACGCTGCCCGCCGCAGAACTGCCCAATGCCACCCATCCTTATACCCGCACGCTGTGGTCCTGTCGCCCGAGTAAAGCCACTCAGGGCCAGGCACTGCCGGTACTGGATCGTGCTGCGCTGGAGGCCTGGCGTGAACATGATTGA
- a CDS encoding ABC transporter permease, with the protein MTQNLTDLDHVAPSRRRRPRLTSLVIGGTLVAILLLAALFAPLLAPFDPNAQEMSARLLPPSSLHWLGTDGFGRDLLSRVIYGSRPTLLLVSLILVLTIPVGMLIGICAGYLGGWTERVLMRITDIFLSLPNLVIALALVAMLGPGLMNGALALALTSWPPFARQARAETLALRRSDYLAAARMQGINGLRLMFGHILPLCMPSAVVRAALSLGGIILSAAGLGFLGMGVQPPTAEWGSMVAEGSKVIFDQWWVAAAPGGAILFASLAFNLTGDGLRDRLDTRNGN; encoded by the coding sequence ATGACGCAAAATCTTACCGACCTCGACCACGTGGCACCGTCGCGCCGTCGCCGTCCCCGCCTGACGTCGCTGGTGATTGGCGGCACGCTGGTGGCGATCCTGCTGCTGGCGGCGCTATTTGCGCCGTTACTGGCGCCATTCGACCCGAATGCGCAGGAGATGTCCGCGCGCCTGCTGCCGCCTTCCTCCCTGCACTGGCTGGGAACCGATGGCTTTGGCCGCGACCTGCTTTCACGGGTGATTTATGGCTCGCGCCCGACCCTGCTGCTGGTGTCGCTGATCCTGGTGCTGACCATTCCGGTGGGCATGCTGATCGGCATCTGTGCCGGCTACCTCGGTGGCTGGACGGAGCGCGTGCTGATGCGCATCACCGATATTTTCCTGTCCCTGCCGAATCTGGTGATCGCGCTGGCGCTGGTCGCCATGCTCGGCCCCGGCCTGATGAACGGTGCGCTGGCGCTGGCGCTGACCAGCTGGCCGCCGTTCGCCCGTCAGGCGCGTGCTGAAACCCTGGCGCTGCGTCGCAGTGATTATCTGGCGGCGGCGCGGATGCAGGGCATCAACGGCTTACGCCTGATGTTTGGCCATATTCTGCCGCTGTGTATGCCGAGTGCCGTGGTGCGTGCCGCGCTGAGCCTCGGCGGCATCATTCTGTCTGCGGCCGGCCTCGGCTTCCTCGGAATGGGCGTTCAGCCACCGACCGCGGAATGGGGATCGATGGTGGCCGAAGGCAGTAAAGTGATATTCGATCAGTGGTGGGTAGCCGCCGCACCAGGCGGGGCGATTTTGTTTGCCAGCCTGGCGTTTAACCTGACGGGCGATGGCCTGCGTGACCGACTGGATACCCGAAATGGCAATTGA